One Vicinamibacterales bacterium DNA segment encodes these proteins:
- a CDS encoding sodium:solute symporter family protein, translating to MTTVTAYPLPMLIAVVVAYLLGTFILGAALSTKIKRASDYLVAGRNLGLALTTASLAAVQIGAGVVLGGAETGAASGVWPGTWYGLGCGAGLILAGLFAAKRLRTIGGIVPIDFFAARYGENRGVRMWAWVSNIPSLLGIFAAQMMAAGSVLSGLGISYTTAVLAIGAIILLSNVMSGMWGVVAADFFQVAIIVVGIPLTAAAAASVVDPGTTAQVLATPFVPTGMGTRAVFLITPFLFSISVSYDAFIRYQSARTATIATWGCIIAGVMVIVISFFAAMIGAVGKLAFPAVANGDVLTHVVTATLPPVLAGVVVSALLAAAMSTANALLISLAGCFSRDFYNMVLNPSAELDDLPNATLYARIAVAVSLVLGVLVALQARGILDTIIIFNYPYMGSMLVPLLGGLLWARATRQGAYAAMAVGGAIGIAAFAAGVPGPFHGLFNIDLALLIAFAVSAVVFVAVSLAPRAEARPLVSR from the coding sequence ACGTTCATTCTGGGCGCCGCGCTCAGCACGAAAATCAAGCGGGCCTCCGACTACCTGGTGGCGGGCCGCAACCTGGGCCTGGCGCTCACCACCGCGTCGCTGGCGGCGGTGCAGATCGGCGCCGGCGTGGTGCTCGGCGGCGCCGAAACCGGCGCGGCGTCTGGCGTCTGGCCCGGGACCTGGTACGGCCTCGGCTGCGGCGCCGGCCTCATTTTGGCGGGGTTGTTTGCGGCCAAACGCCTGCGCACCATCGGCGGCATCGTCCCGATTGACTTCTTCGCCGCGCGTTACGGCGAAAATCGCGGCGTGCGGATGTGGGCGTGGGTCTCGAACATCCCGAGCCTGCTCGGCATTTTCGCGGCGCAGATGATGGCCGCCGGCTCCGTGCTGTCGGGGCTGGGCATCTCGTACACGACGGCCGTGCTCGCGATCGGCGCCATCATCCTGCTGTCCAACGTCATGAGCGGCATGTGGGGCGTGGTGGCCGCGGATTTCTTCCAGGTGGCGATCATCGTCGTCGGCATTCCGCTGACGGCCGCCGCCGCGGCCAGCGTGGTTGATCCCGGCACCACGGCGCAGGTGCTGGCGACGCCGTTCGTGCCCACCGGCATGGGCACCCGGGCCGTGTTCCTGATCACGCCGTTCCTGTTCTCGATTTCGGTATCGTACGACGCCTTCATCCGCTATCAGTCGGCGCGGACGGCCACCATCGCGACGTGGGGCTGCATCATCGCCGGCGTCATGGTCATTGTCATCAGTTTCTTCGCGGCGATGATCGGCGCGGTCGGCAAGCTGGCGTTTCCGGCGGTGGCCAATGGCGACGTGTTGACGCACGTGGTCACGGCGACGCTCCCGCCGGTGCTGGCGGGCGTGGTGGTGTCGGCGCTCCTCGCCGCCGCCATGTCCACGGCGAACGCGCTGCTGATCTCGCTGGCGGGATGCTTCTCCCGGGACTTCTACAACATGGTGCTCAACCCGTCGGCGGAGCTCGACGACCTGCCGAACGCCACGCTCTACGCGCGGATCGCGGTGGCGGTGTCGCTGGTGCTGGGCGTGCTGGTGGCGCTCCAGGCGCGCGGCATTCTCGACACCATCATCATCTTCAACTACCCCTATATGGGCAGCATGCTGGTGCCGCTGCTCGGCGGCCTGTTGTGGGCGCGGGCCACGCGCCAGGGGGCGTACGCGGCGATGGCGGTGGGCGGCGCGATTGGGATCGCGGCGTTCGCCGCCGGCGTGCCGGGCCCCTTCCACGGGCTTTTCAACATCGACCTGGCGTTGCTGATCGCGTTTGCGGTGTCGGCCGTGGTGTTCGTCGCCGTCAGCCTGGCGCCGCGCGCCGAGGCGCGTCCGCTCGTGTCGCGCTAG